From a region of the Castanea sativa cultivar Marrone di Chiusa Pesio chromosome 10, ASM4071231v1 genome:
- the LOC142612705 gene encoding uncharacterized protein LOC142612705 isoform X1 encodes MAWWEGVDETRLLIAPVPGETGNGIGQMLSLRHPKSGNAACYLLVNGLLQELHWFKQSYGSWFVGDYVCEDGSLYTATPVDPVFIFLPIFEEARMKKGDDPGKFRQLDEIVFISGYPGYQHLLSIAENSMQVLCDVKEIGSSKFFRLDDSKVLAWLYHKVCELKKTLSVLDKNYAARQEKDTLADAVSILGEYMKDEPWLKLLCNHLKLDLAEANRKASDVEILSAVTESNPGSQSVLPGKGSDTKNTRTGKQAKKVKVETESKNIKEMFSRATRRRN; translated from the exons ATGGCTTGGTGGGAAGGTGTTGATGAAACTCGTCTTCTTATTGCTCCTG TCCCAGGGGAAACAGGAAATGGTATTGGACAAATGCTATCACTTCGCCATCCGAAATCAG GAAACGCAGCTTGCTATCTCCTAGTCAATGGGCTGCTTCAAGAACTTCACTGGTTTAAGCAATCCTATGGATCTTGGTTTGTGGGGGATTATGTTTGTGAAG ATGGCAGCCTTTATACCGCAACTCCAGTTGAtcctgtttttatttttctgccCATTTTTGAGGAAGCTAGAATGAAg AAGGGAGATGATCCAGGGAAGTTCAGGCAATTGGATGAGATAGTTTTCATTAGCGGCTATCCTGGATATCAACATTTATTATCTATTGCAGAGAATTCTATgcaagtactttgtgatgtcaAAG AAATTGgatcatcaaaattttttaggCTTGATGACTCAAAGGTTCTAGCTTGGTTATACCACAAG GTATGTGAGCTAAAAAAGACTCTTTCTGTATTGGACAAAAACTATGCTGCACGGCAAGAGAAAGACACAT TAGCTGATGCAGTTTCAATCTTGGGGGAGTACATGAAGGATGAGCCTTGGCTGAAACTTCTGTGTAACCATCTAAA GTTAGATTTAGCAGAGGCAAATAGAAAAGCATCAGATGTTGAAATCCTTTCTGCTGTTACAGAAAGTAACCCAGGGTCTCAGAGTGTCTTACCG GGAAAAGGGAGCGACACAAAGAATACAAGAACTGGAAAGCAAGCTAAAAAGGTGAAAGTGGAGACAGAATCAAAGAACATCAAAGAAATGTTTTCCAGGGCGACAAGAAGGAGAAACTGA
- the LOC142612705 gene encoding uncharacterized protein LOC142612705 isoform X2 has translation MAWWEGVDETRLLIAPVPGETGNGIGQMLSLRHPKSGNAACYLLVNGLLQELHWFKQSYGSWFVGDYVCEDGSLYTATPVDPVFIFLPIFEEARMKKGDDPGKFRQLDEIVFISGYPGYQHLLSIAENSMQVLCDVKEIGSSKFFRLDDSKVLAWLYHKVCELKKTLSVLDKNYAARQEKDTLQ, from the exons ATGGCTTGGTGGGAAGGTGTTGATGAAACTCGTCTTCTTATTGCTCCTG TCCCAGGGGAAACAGGAAATGGTATTGGACAAATGCTATCACTTCGCCATCCGAAATCAG GAAACGCAGCTTGCTATCTCCTAGTCAATGGGCTGCTTCAAGAACTTCACTGGTTTAAGCAATCCTATGGATCTTGGTTTGTGGGGGATTATGTTTGTGAAG ATGGCAGCCTTTATACCGCAACTCCAGTTGAtcctgtttttatttttctgccCATTTTTGAGGAAGCTAGAATGAAg AAGGGAGATGATCCAGGGAAGTTCAGGCAATTGGATGAGATAGTTTTCATTAGCGGCTATCCTGGATATCAACATTTATTATCTATTGCAGAGAATTCTATgcaagtactttgtgatgtcaAAG AAATTGgatcatcaaaattttttaggCTTGATGACTCAAAGGTTCTAGCTTGGTTATACCACAAG GTATGTGAGCTAAAAAAGACTCTTTCTGTATTGGACAAAAACTATGCTGCACGGCAAGAGAAAGACACAT TGCAGTAG